The sequence TTTTGCCAAAGGTAATCTGGGTGACGGCAGATGTACTGATCTAATGGATTAGAGCCTGCCACCAAAATCGCCAATGCCGGGCGTCCCTTTCTTCCCGCTCTGCCTGCTTCCTGTCTAACGGAAGCGATACTACCGGGGTAGCCGTTGATAAACGCTGCATCCAAACCTCCAATATCGATTCCCAATTCAAGCGCATTGGTGGAAATTATCAGTTTTAGCTTGCCTTCGCGTAAGTTTTTCTCTATTTGTCGCCTATGAGAGGCGAGATAACCGCTGCGGTATGCCGAAATTTCTGCAATAAAGCTTTGTGGCATGTGTAGCAACAATACCTCCACACTGCGTCTGGTAACGCTAAACACTATGCTCTGCAAAGAATATTCCATTGCCAATTTTGCCAAACTGGCTGTTTCCATCAATGAACTGCGCCGTATGCCCAATGTCTCTTCCACTATGGGAGGATTAACTATCATGTAATGGCGCATTCCTTGTTCGGAATAATCTTCAAAGATTTCAAAAACTTCATCGCCAATAAGGTTTTGTGCCAATTCCCGGGCATTGCCCAAAGTGGCAGATGTACAAATGAATATTGGGTTTACGTTGTACACTCTGCAAATTCGCTTTAAGCGTCGCAAAACATTGGCAAAGTGCGAACCCAGTACTCCGCGATAGTAATGCAATTCGTCTATAACCACATATTGCAAGTGCGAGAATAATGAACTCCATAAGCTGTGATGAGGTAATATCCCCATGTGCAACATATCCGGATTGCTTGCCACCACATCTGCTTGGCGGCG is a genomic window of Candidatus Cloacimonadota bacterium containing:
- a CDS encoding DEAD/DEAH box helicase, whose amino-acid sequence is MSTLEALISYLRQTKRYSDTIVSTLNIQPQQASYAPLPGSLHPAIESILAQEGIRYLYKHQVDAIKMVLNGKNVVISTGVSSGKSLVYWLPILNELAQNKKGKALLLYPTKALAQDQSKKLAQLCTNLASITNRRIFSAIYDGDTPNSLRSKIRRQADVVASNPDMLHMGILPHHSLWSSLFSHLQYVVIDELHYYRGVLGSHFANVLRRLKRICRVYNVNPIFICTSATLGNARELAQNLIGDEVFEIFEDYSEQGMRHYMIVNPPIVEETLGIRRSSLMETASLAKLAMEYSLQSIVFSVTRRSVEVLLLHMPQSFIAEISAYRSGYLASHRRQIEKNLREGKLKLIISTNALELGIDIGGLDAAFINGYPGSIASVRQEAGRAGRKGRPALAILVAGSNPLDQYICRHPDYLWQNNPEQALIDPNNTEIFLSQLDCAVSELSLKEGESFGNIEYTELLGY